In Halanaeroarchaeum sp. HSR-CO, one DNA window encodes the following:
- a CDS encoding bacterio-opsin activator domain-containing protein gives MPEERSEAVASVGEDDASAPERDEARTLIGLGTDGRIRSWNRPAEELTGFAASDVVGDELDVLVAEDDGLDRVTRALERVADGEQFVDRIRLQRKGGGRFTATVTIALGRGGDGERTGYLCSIEVAAAGTATNRAFSWNRRWLQILFDESPHAIAVHDDVGRIQAVNEQIVRDLGHSRDALRSMNVAEYDVAHDRAELREMWAEMETGDRVKARSEHRRKDGTTFPVEVWVTKLGLDDEALFLALGRDVSDQREREQKLERQRTSLQRIQQITESLRPLNRSLARASTREEIQSLVCEQLAATDSYRLAWYGEYEPLSERIVPRASAGFDDGYLDSVEIAVGAGNTALGPAGRAARTGEVHASRKIVSDRTFEPWREEALARGFRSGAAIPVVIEGNVHGVVGVYADRPNAFDEYERGLLGELGERVGHALHAAEQRRLLHSDAVEELVFRTEDERSPFVAASDRFDCRLELQAVIPADDNAYVCYLDVEGTEPERVASLFEDAEGVSSPRVVSADGTTGTIEYRVCDSPVTKLLEYDASVSSAVIEDGVETVHGQVTPKASTKSIIAGMQSAYSDLQLVAKRTVDRPFRTTEGVKTAIVDMLTDRQREVLSLAYHAGFFESPRRSTGDELADVLGIAAPTFYLHVRRGTVNVLEQLEEFGILD, from the coding sequence GTGCCCGAAGAGCGATCCGAGGCCGTGGCATCGGTCGGCGAGGACGACGCTTCAGCCCCCGAGCGGGACGAAGCCCGCACACTCATCGGCCTCGGTACCGACGGCCGGATTCGATCGTGGAACCGACCAGCGGAGGAACTGACTGGATTCGCGGCGTCGGACGTCGTTGGCGACGAACTCGACGTTCTCGTCGCCGAGGACGACGGCCTGGACCGCGTGACCCGAGCGCTGGAACGAGTGGCCGATGGCGAACAGTTCGTCGACCGGATTCGCCTCCAGCGGAAGGGTGGCGGACGATTCACGGCCACGGTCACTATCGCCCTCGGTCGGGGCGGGGACGGCGAGCGAACGGGATATCTCTGCTCCATCGAGGTGGCGGCAGCTGGGACAGCCACGAACCGAGCGTTCTCCTGGAACCGACGATGGCTGCAGATCCTCTTCGACGAGTCCCCCCACGCGATTGCCGTTCACGACGACGTCGGTCGAATCCAGGCGGTGAACGAGCAGATCGTCCGGGACCTCGGGCACTCTCGTGATGCCCTCCGCTCGATGAACGTCGCCGAGTACGACGTCGCTCACGACCGGGCGGAACTCCGGGAGATGTGGGCCGAAATGGAGACCGGTGACCGGGTGAAAGCCAGATCCGAGCACCGCCGGAAGGACGGAACCACGTTCCCGGTGGAGGTCTGGGTGACGAAACTGGGGCTGGACGACGAGGCGCTGTTCCTGGCACTCGGCCGAGACGTATCCGACCAGCGAGAGCGAGAACAGAAGCTCGAACGACAGCGTACATCGTTGCAGCGGATCCAGCAGATAACCGAGAGCCTTCGCCCGCTGAATCGGTCACTGGCCAGGGCGTCGACTCGCGAGGAGATCCAGTCGCTGGTCTGCGAGCAACTGGCGGCGACCGATTCCTACCGGCTCGCCTGGTACGGTGAGTACGAGCCGCTCTCCGAACGGATCGTACCCCGTGCGTCCGCCGGGTTCGACGATGGGTATCTCGATTCGGTCGAGATCGCGGTCGGTGCGGGGAACACCGCGCTGGGACCGGCCGGCCGGGCCGCCCGAACCGGGGAGGTACACGCGTCCCGAAAGATCGTCTCGGACCGGACGTTCGAGCCCTGGCGGGAGGAGGCCCTCGCCCGCGGTTTTCGCTCCGGGGCCGCGATTCCAGTGGTCATCGAGGGCAACGTCCACGGCGTCGTGGGGGTGTACGCGGACCGGCCCAACGCCTTCGACGAATACGAGCGTGGGTTACTCGGCGAGCTCGGCGAACGGGTCGGCCACGCGCTGCACGCCGCCGAACAGCGACGATTGTTACATTCCGATGCGGTCGAGGAGCTGGTCTTTCGCACGGAAGACGAACGCTCCCCGTTCGTCGCGGCCAGCGATCGATTCGACTGTCGGCTGGAACTTCAGGCAGTCATCCCGGCCGACGACAACGCCTACGTCTGTTATCTAGACGTCGAAGGCACCGAACCAGAGCGGGTGGCATCTCTCTTCGAGGACGCCGAAGGCGTCTCCTCGCCTCGGGTCGTGTCGGCGGACGGCACGACGGGAACCATCGAATATCGGGTCTGTGACTCGCCAGTGACGAAACTGCTCGAGTACGACGCGTCGGTCTCGTCGGCGGTTATCGAAGACGGCGTCGAGACTGTCCACGGCCAGGTCACACCGAAAGCCTCGACGAAGTCCATCATCGCCGGTATGCAATCGGCGTACTCGGACCTGCAGCTGGTGGCCAAACGAACCGTGGACCGGCCGTTCCGGACGACTGAGGGCGTAAAGACCGCGATCGTAGACATGTTGACCGACCGTCAGCGCGAAGTCCTCTCGCTCGCCTACCACGCGGGCTTTTTCGAGTCACCCCGGCGCTCGACCGGGGACGAACTCGCCGACGTGCTCGGCATCGCAGCACCGACCTTCTACCTCCACGTCCGCCGCGGAACGGTGAACGTCCTCGAGCAACTCGAGGAGTTCGGCATTCTCGATTAG
- a CDS encoding ATP-binding protein, which translates to MNSTDGEDGPGDASRPDESVEPGDVLSAFQSIHDVTTNSALSFEEKIDRLLTIGVDATGLPYGFLSRITVDERGKESGVQQIYRSQGDHERLQPGESAPLSKAYCRKTIQSDSLLTIQNAVDDGWEGDPAYETFDLGSYIGGRVDVDDELYGTFCFAATEPRERAFSEAERTLVQVLAKWASYELEQERAKRGIEAQRDGLARAQDELRQVIDLVPDLLFAKNREGRYLLANEATANAYGKTIDEIEGSTEDELLPERSESEDFREDDIAVIESGEPKFIPAEELTTADGETRILDTTKIPFEVAGSGEDAVLGYARDVTELKEYERELETQRDNLEVLSQVVRHDIRNDLQLVLAYGEMLQSQVEGDGAQYVDQVLAAARDAVDITTTAREVADVVLQSGVDQHPKRLRHVIEEAVDNVRESNRSGLVTVDGPIPEVAVRADDMLESVFRNLLKNAIIHNDKTVPEVEVGAAVDDDTAVVRVADNGPGIPEDRKETIFEEGEMGLDSDGTGLGLYLVDTLVDRYDGDVYVEDNDPVGSVFVVELSIAE; encoded by the coding sequence ATGAATTCGACTGACGGCGAAGACGGACCGGGAGACGCGAGTCGACCAGACGAATCAGTGGAACCCGGTGACGTGCTATCGGCTTTCCAATCGATCCACGACGTCACCACGAACTCGGCGCTCTCCTTCGAGGAGAAAATCGATCGACTCCTGACGATCGGCGTCGACGCGACGGGGCTCCCCTACGGCTTTCTGTCCCGGATTACGGTCGACGAGAGGGGCAAGGAGTCCGGCGTCCAGCAAATATACCGATCGCAGGGCGACCACGAGCGGTTACAACCCGGCGAATCGGCCCCGCTCTCGAAGGCGTACTGCCGGAAGACGATCCAGTCGGACAGTCTCCTGACGATCCAAAACGCCGTCGACGACGGGTGGGAGGGGGATCCGGCGTACGAAACGTTCGATCTCGGGAGTTACATCGGCGGGCGGGTGGACGTCGACGACGAGCTCTACGGGACGTTCTGTTTCGCTGCGACGGAACCGCGGGAACGAGCGTTCTCCGAGGCAGAGCGCACCCTGGTGCAGGTCCTCGCGAAGTGGGCGAGTTACGAACTCGAACAGGAACGGGCGAAACGAGGGATCGAAGCCCAACGCGACGGCCTGGCGAGAGCCCAGGACGAGCTCCGACAGGTCATCGATCTCGTCCCCGACCTGCTCTTCGCGAAGAACCGCGAGGGGAGGTACCTGCTGGCGAACGAGGCGACTGCGAATGCCTATGGAAAGACCATCGACGAGATCGAAGGATCGACTGAGGACGAGCTGCTACCGGAGCGCAGCGAGTCCGAGGACTTCCGGGAGGACGACATCGCGGTGATCGAATCCGGGGAGCCGAAGTTCATCCCAGCGGAGGAGTTGACGACGGCCGACGGCGAGACGCGAATCCTGGACACGACGAAGATACCGTTCGAGGTCGCGGGCAGCGGCGAGGATGCCGTACTCGGCTACGCTCGCGACGTGACCGAACTCAAAGAGTACGAGCGCGAACTCGAGACCCAGCGAGACAATCTCGAAGTGTTGAGCCAGGTCGTGCGACACGACATCCGCAACGATCTGCAACTCGTACTGGCCTACGGAGAGATGCTGCAATCCCAGGTGGAAGGTGACGGAGCGCAGTACGTCGACCAGGTTCTCGCAGCGGCCCGTGACGCCGTCGATATCACCACGACGGCCCGGGAGGTCGCCGACGTCGTCCTGCAGTCCGGCGTCGACCAGCACCCGAAACGCCTCCGCCACGTGATCGAAGAAGCGGTCGACAACGTTCGAGAGAGCAATCGGAGTGGGCTGGTCACGGTCGATGGCCCAATTCCGGAGGTGGCAGTCCGGGCCGACGACATGCTGGAGTCGGTGTTCCGAAACCTGTTGAAAAACGCCATCATCCACAACGACAAGACGGTTCCAGAAGTCGAGGTCGGCGCGGCTGTCGACGACGATACCGCCGTCGTGCGCGTTGCCGATAACGGCCCTGGGATTCCAGAGGATCGCAAGGAGACCATCTTCGAGGAAGGGGAGATGGGCCTCGATAGCGACGGGACCGGTCTCGGACTCTATCTCGTCGACACTCTCGTGGACCGCTACGATGGCGACGTGTACGTCGAGGACAACGACCCCGTCGGGTCGGTGTTCGTCGTGGAGTTATCCATCGCCGAGTAG
- the guaA gene encoding glutamine-hydrolyzing GMP synthase, with the protein MVDTDQFIEEAVAEIADELGENTAIIALSGGVDSSTAAALAYEAVGEQLVPVYVDTGLMRKGETDGVRETFDYMESLRIVDAADRFFDALAGVTDPEAKRKAIGEQFIREFETVAREVDADYLVQGTIYPDRIESEGNIKSHHNVGGLPEAVDFEGIVEPVRDLYKDEVREVARALDLEAVVSERMPFPGPGLAVRVIGEVTPEKVDVAREATAVVEEELEEYEPWQAFAAVLGKATGVKGDNRVHGWVVTVRSVESRDGMTARAQELDWQTLQRIQSRITGTLDNVSRVVYDVTHKPPATIEYE; encoded by the coding sequence ATGGTCGACACCGATCAGTTCATCGAGGAAGCCGTCGCGGAGATCGCCGACGAACTCGGCGAGAACACGGCCATCATCGCCCTCTCCGGTGGCGTCGACTCCTCGACCGCCGCCGCGCTGGCCTACGAAGCGGTCGGCGAACAGCTCGTCCCGGTCTACGTCGACACCGGCCTGATGCGGAAGGGCGAGACCGACGGCGTCCGTGAGACGTTCGATTACATGGAGAGTCTCCGGATCGTCGACGCTGCCGACCGATTCTTCGACGCGCTCGCCGGCGTGACCGATCCCGAGGCGAAGCGAAAGGCCATCGGGGAGCAGTTCATCCGCGAGTTCGAGACCGTCGCCCGTGAGGTGGACGCGGACTATCTCGTCCAGGGCACCATCTACCCCGATCGCATCGAGAGCGAAGGGAACATCAAGTCTCACCACAACGTCGGTGGCCTTCCCGAAGCCGTCGACTTCGAGGGCATCGTCGAACCGGTGCGCGACCTCTACAAAGACGAGGTTCGCGAGGTCGCCCGTGCCCTCGACCTCGAGGCGGTCGTCTCCGAGCGCATGCCCTTCCCCGGCCCCGGACTGGCCGTCCGCGTCATCGGCGAGGTAACGCCCGAGAAGGTCGACGTCGCCCGCGAAGCGACCGCCGTCGTCGAGGAGGAACTCGAGGAGTACGAGCCATGGCAGGCGTTCGCCGCGGTGCTCGGGAAAGCGACCGGCGTCAAGGGCGACAACCGCGTCCACGGGTGGGTCGTGACCGTCCGCTCGGTCGAGAGCCGCGACGGGATGACCGCCCGCGCCCAGGAACTCGACTGGCAGACCCTCCAGCGGATCCAGAGCCGGATCACCGGGACGCTGGACAACGTCTCTCGTGTCGTCTACGACGTGACTCACAAGCCGCCGGCGACCATCGAGTACGAATAA
- the pyrG gene encoding glutamine hydrolyzing CTP synthase, producing the protein MPTETGYDPTLGNKFIFVTGGVMSGLGKGITAASLGRLLTNAGFDVTAVKIDPYINVDAGTMNPYQHGEVYVLDDGGEVDLDLGNYERFLETDMAFDHNLTTGKIYQHVIERERAGDYLGKTVQIIPHVTDDIKRRIREAGEGHDVTIVEVGGTVGDIESMPFLESLRQFSDEQDDEDVIFAHVTLVPYAPNGEQKTKPTQHSVKELRSIGLRPDIVVGRCDDPLEPDVREKIALFCDVPTDAVFSNPDVEDIYHVPMVLEEEGMDEFVMDRLDLADAALPDAERSTAWRERVTTEATESVDIALVGKYDLRDAYMSVREALKHAGMQQAVDVEVAWVDAERMEDHHRERLRAADGVVVPGGFGSRGTDGKLEAIQYAREHDVPYLGLCFGFQLAVIEYARNVLGLEDANSTELDDETPDPVIDLLPEQYDLEDLGGTMRLGSHETQIDEGTIAHDLYEADSCMERHRHRYEVNPEYIDDLTAGELTFSGRAGNRMEILEMDDHPYFVGTQFHPEFTSRPTSASPPFVGLLEAVLDRTIDDEGGD; encoded by the coding sequence ATGCCGACAGAGACCGGGTACGATCCGACACTCGGGAACAAATTCATCTTCGTCACCGGCGGGGTGATGTCCGGGCTCGGGAAGGGCATCACCGCCGCGAGCCTCGGACGGCTTCTCACGAATGCCGGCTTCGACGTGACGGCGGTCAAGATCGACCCCTACATCAACGTCGACGCGGGGACCATGAACCCCTACCAGCACGGGGAGGTGTACGTCCTCGACGACGGCGGCGAGGTCGACCTCGACCTGGGGAACTACGAACGGTTCCTCGAGACGGACATGGCCTTCGACCACAACCTCACGACGGGGAAGATCTACCAGCACGTGATCGAACGCGAGCGTGCCGGCGACTACCTGGGCAAGACGGTCCAGATCATCCCGCACGTCACCGACGACATCAAACGCCGCATCCGCGAGGCCGGCGAAGGACACGACGTCACCATCGTCGAGGTCGGTGGCACGGTGGGCGACATCGAGAGCATGCCCTTCCTCGAGTCGCTCCGCCAGTTCTCCGACGAACAGGACGACGAGGACGTCATCTTCGCCCACGTCACCCTCGTTCCCTACGCGCCGAACGGCGAACAGAAGACCAAGCCCACCCAGCACAGCGTGAAAGAACTGCGCAGCATCGGACTCCGCCCCGACATCGTCGTCGGCCGGTGTGACGACCCGCTCGAACCGGACGTCAGAGAGAAGATAGCGCTGTTCTGTGACGTTCCCACCGACGCCGTGTTCTCGAATCCGGACGTCGAGGACATCTACCACGTCCCGATGGTCCTCGAGGAGGAGGGCATGGACGAGTTCGTGATGGATCGACTCGACCTCGCCGACGCGGCCCTGCCGGACGCCGAGCGCTCCACTGCGTGGCGAGAGCGAGTCACGACCGAGGCCACCGAATCCGTCGACATCGCCCTGGTCGGCAAGTACGATCTCAGAGACGCCTACATGTCGGTTCGGGAGGCGCTGAAACACGCCGGCATGCAGCAGGCCGTCGACGTCGAGGTCGCGTGGGTCGACGCCGAGCGGATGGAAGACCATCACCGCGAGCGCCTTCGAGCGGCGGACGGGGTCGTCGTCCCAGGCGGCTTCGGCAGTCGGGGAACGGACGGTAAACTCGAGGCCATCCAGTACGCCCGCGAGCACGACGTCCCCTATCTCGGTCTCTGCTTCGGGTTCCAGCTGGCCGTCATCGAGTACGCCCGCAACGTCCTCGGACTCGAGGACGCCAACTCGACGGAACTCGACGACGAAACGCCCGATCCGGTCATCGATCTACTGCCCGAACAGTACGACCTCGAGGACCTCGGTGGGACCATGCGTCTGGGCTCCCACGAGACCCAGATCGACGAGGGTACCATCGCTCACGACCTCTACGAGGCGGATTCCTGCATGGAACGCCACCGCCACCGTTACGAGGTCAACCCCGAGTACATCGACGACCTGACCGCGGGCGAGTTGACGTTCTCGGGGCGCGCCGGCAACCGGATGGAGATCCTCGAGATGGACGACCATCCGTACTTCGTCGGCACCCAGTTTCATCCCGAGTTCACCTCGCGACCGACCAGTGCGAGCCCGCCGTTCGTGGGCCTGCTAGAGGCCGTCCTCGACCGCACGATCGACGACGAGGGAGGTGACTGA
- a CDS encoding alpha/beta hydrolase, with protein sequence MADTTVLVPGARTVESSLDEPTDGTDVCVVACPPHPQHGGHRGDRRLLAVSDYLVEHGIAVLRFDYGEWDDGEAEREDVRNALRWAADRYDRVGLFGFSFGGAMAALAAASTPVDLCGVALLGPAAQVADDLDATATLEAIDTPLRLVYGTRDTTAEWKPFYRAAEALENSIESIEGDHFFVGQSAAVAAAVGEFLADHCDDVT encoded by the coding sequence ATGGCCGACACGACGGTGCTGGTTCCCGGTGCACGGACGGTCGAATCGTCCCTCGACGAACCGACCGACGGGACAGACGTCTGCGTCGTCGCCTGCCCGCCACATCCCCAGCACGGCGGGCATCGAGGCGACAGACGGCTTCTGGCAGTGAGCGATTATCTCGTCGAGCACGGTATCGCGGTTCTCCGCTTCGACTACGGCGAGTGGGACGATGGAGAGGCCGAACGGGAGGACGTTCGCAATGCCCTCCGCTGGGCCGCCGACCGGTACGACCGGGTCGGTCTCTTCGGATTCAGCTTTGGCGGTGCCATGGCCGCGCTGGCCGCCGCCTCGACGCCCGTCGATCTCTGTGGAGTGGCGCTGCTTGGACCGGCCGCCCAGGTCGCCGATGACCTCGACGCCACGGCGACACTCGAGGCCATCGACACCCCGCTCCGCCTGGTCTACGGGACCCGCGACACCACGGCGGAGTGGAAACCCTTCTATCGTGCGGCCGAGGCTCTGGAGAACTCTATCGAATCGATCGAGGGCGACCACTTCTTCGTGGGGCAGTCAGCCGCGGTGGCGGCGGCCGTCGGCGAATTTCTGGCCGACCACTGCGATGACGTGACGTAG
- a CDS encoding PspA/IM30 family protein produces MGILSRISFIIRSKINAILGRVEDPSETLDYSYEQMRDELKDVERGIADVTAQRKRLEVQRNRLQENVEKHNEQAREAMAQDREDLAKRALEKKQAKLSQIEELEEQIGSLQTTQSNLESQKSELKSQIDEFKTKKETVKARYEAAEAQTRVSEAMTGVGDEMEDVGRAIERANERTEDMEARAAAMDELQDRGVLEDPLSDEDAIDKELEAGRTERTIESELETLRGESGGEETTADEAEAEAAIDESVDEEAVEAELEELRDEQTRE; encoded by the coding sequence ATGGGCATCCTCTCACGCATCTCCTTCATCATCCGCTCGAAGATCAACGCGATCCTCGGGCGGGTCGAGGATCCGAGCGAGACACTGGATTACTCCTACGAACAGATGCGCGACGAACTCAAGGACGTCGAACGGGGTATCGCCGACGTAACCGCCCAGCGAAAGCGCCTGGAGGTCCAGCGCAATCGCCTCCAGGAGAACGTCGAGAAACACAACGAACAGGCCCGCGAGGCGATGGCCCAGGACCGAGAGGATCTGGCCAAACGGGCGCTCGAGAAAAAGCAGGCCAAGCTGTCCCAGATCGAGGAACTCGAAGAACAGATCGGCTCGTTACAGACCACCCAGTCCAACCTCGAATCGCAGAAGTCCGAGTTGAAGAGCCAGATCGACGAGTTCAAGACCAAAAAGGAGACCGTGAAGGCCCGCTACGAGGCCGCCGAAGCCCAGACACGGGTCTCCGAGGCCATGACCGGCGTCGGGGACGAGATGGAAGACGTGGGCCGCGCCATCGAGCGCGCCAACGAACGGACCGAGGACATGGAGGCGCGGGCGGCCGCGATGGACGAACTGCAGGATCGCGGCGTCCTCGAAGACCCACTCTCCGACGAGGACGCAATCGACAAGGAACTCGAGGCGGGCCGCACCGAACGCACCATCGAGAGCGAACTCGAAACGCTTCGAGGGGAGAGTGGCGGCGAGGAGACAACCGCAGACGAAGCGGAAGCCGAGGCAGCTATCGATGAGTCGGTCGACGAGGAGGCCGTCGAAGCCGAACTCGAGGAGTTGCGGGACGAACAGACCCGAGAGTGA
- a CDS encoding DUF302 domain-containing protein: MDRNVIIVGIAGVLVGSLLTGAIGFYAMPSLMIQEDRSPHDFETTVELFEEEVSGTEWSLVTTHDLAATMDKHGHDVEQVKVFELCNAGHASEILAGSEERIVTPMMPCRVAIYEKADGNTYIARMNSGLVAKPFGGTVTDVMEDAAAETEVVIDAVLETPPDEASASLAVARPATV, encoded by the coding sequence ATGGATCGTAACGTCATCATCGTCGGTATCGCCGGAGTTCTCGTCGGGAGCCTGTTGACTGGAGCAATCGGGTTCTACGCCATGCCCTCGCTCATGATTCAGGAAGACCGGAGTCCCCACGACTTCGAAACGACCGTGGAACTGTTCGAAGAGGAAGTATCGGGTACCGAGTGGTCGCTCGTGACGACCCACGACCTCGCGGCCACCATGGACAAACACGGCCACGACGTCGAGCAGGTCAAGGTCTTCGAACTCTGTAACGCCGGTCACGCATCGGAGATCCTCGCGGGCAGCGAAGAACGCATCGTCACCCCGATGATGCCGTGCCGTGTGGCGATTTACGAGAAGGCCGACGGCAACACCTACATCGCCCGGATGAACAGCGGTCTCGTCGCCAAACCGTTCGGCGGCACGGTGACCGACGTCATGGAGGACGCGGCCGCCGAGACCGAGGTCGTCATCGACGCCGTCCTCGAGACGCCACCAGACGAAGCCTCCGCGTCACTCGCCGTCGCTCGGCCAGCCACGGTCTGA
- the thrS gene encoding threonine--tRNA ligase, producing the protein MSSVTVTLPDGSTLDVEAGATVEDVAHEIGPGLGRDTVAGKLDGDLVAKEQPIEDDVAIEIVTDGSSEYRSVLRHTAAHVFAQALQRLFPEAKLAIGPYTDDGFYYDVTGVDLDQDDLEAIETEMEAIIEADYPVERVEESRETATEKYADNPYKLEILDEEAAGEDPVTFYRQDGWEDLCKGPHVESTGEIGAVSLLNVSAAYWRGDEENETLTRIYGTAFESEDELESFLEQREEAKKRDHRKIGREMELFSIPDVTGPGLPLYHPNGKTVLRELEAYVDELNRDAGYDFVETPHIFRTELWKQSGHYDNYVDDMFLLDVNDEEYGLKPMNCPGHATIFGQTTWSYRDLPVRYAENGKVYRKEQRGELSGLSRVWAFTIDDGHLFVRPDQIEDEIRQIMGMIFEVIENFDLDVEVALATRPEKSMGSDDIWEQAESQLRSVLETGGYDYDVEPGDGAFYGPKIDIGFEDALGRTWDGPTVQLDFNMPEQFDLTYVGTDNEEHRPVMIHRALYGSFERFFMVLIEHFDGKFPLWLAPEQVRILPVSDDNLGYAHRVKNELDGYRVEVEDRDWTVGKKIQQAHEDRVPYMIVVGDDEEAAGTVSIRDRMEREEKDVSIGEFRTHLDSERDEKRTAPDFLAE; encoded by the coding sequence ATGAGCAGTGTCACGGTGACGCTCCCCGACGGCTCGACGCTCGATGTCGAGGCGGGGGCGACTGTCGAGGACGTAGCGCACGAAATTGGCCCCGGCCTCGGCCGTGACACAGTCGCCGGAAAACTGGACGGGGACCTCGTGGCCAAAGAGCAACCAATCGAGGACGACGTCGCCATCGAGATCGTCACCGATGGGTCCTCGGAGTATCGGTCGGTGCTCCGGCACACGGCCGCACACGTCTTCGCCCAGGCTCTCCAGCGGTTGTTCCCCGAGGCCAAACTCGCCATCGGCCCGTACACCGACGACGGATTCTACTACGACGTCACGGGCGTCGACCTCGACCAGGACGACCTCGAGGCCATCGAGACGGAGATGGAGGCGATCATCGAGGCCGATTACCCGGTCGAACGGGTCGAAGAATCCCGGGAGACGGCGACGGAGAAGTACGCGGACAACCCCTACAAACTCGAAATCTTGGATGAGGAGGCCGCCGGCGAGGACCCGGTGACCTTCTACCGACAGGACGGCTGGGAGGACCTCTGCAAGGGTCCGCACGTCGAGTCCACCGGCGAGATCGGTGCCGTCTCCCTCCTCAACGTCTCCGCGGCCTACTGGCGGGGCGACGAAGAGAACGAGACGTTGACCCGCATCTACGGGACGGCCTTCGAGTCCGAGGACGAACTCGAATCGTTCCTCGAACAGCGCGAGGAGGCCAAAAAGCGCGATCACCGCAAGATCGGTCGGGAGATGGAACTGTTCTCCATCCCCGACGTGACCGGACCGGGCCTCCCGCTCTACCACCCGAACGGCAAGACGGTCCTGCGCGAACTCGAAGCGTACGTCGACGAGTTGAACCGGGACGCCGGCTACGACTTCGTCGAGACGCCACACATCTTCCGAACGGAGCTCTGGAAGCAGTCGGGTCATTACGACAACTACGTCGACGACATGTTCCTCCTCGACGTCAACGACGAGGAATACGGTCTGAAGCCGATGAACTGCCCGGGCCACGCGACGATCTTCGGTCAGACGACCTGGAGCTATCGCGACCTGCCGGTGCGGTACGCCGAGAACGGGAAGGTCTACCGCAAGGAACAGCGCGGCGAGCTCTCCGGGCTCTCCCGCGTCTGGGCGTTCACCATCGACGACGGCCACCTGTTCGTCCGGCCGGACCAGATCGAAGACGAGATCAGACAGATCATGGGCATGATCTTCGAGGTCATCGAGAACTTCGATTTGGACGTCGAGGTCGCCCTCGCGACCCGCCCCGAGAAGTCGATGGGCTCGGACGATATCTGGGAGCAGGCGGAATCCCAGTTGCGCTCCGTGCTCGAAACGGGTGGCTACGACTACGACGTCGAACCCGGCGACGGCGCCTTCTACGGACCGAAGATCGACATCGGCTTCGAGGACGCCCTCGGCCGGACCTGGGACGGTCCGACGGTCCAACTCGACTTCAACATGCCCGAGCAGTTCGACCTGACCTACGTCGGGACGGACAACGAGGAACACCGCCCGGTGATGATCCACCGCGCCCTCTACGGAAGCTTCGAGCGCTTTTTCATGGTGCTCATCGAGCACTTCGACGGCAAATTCCCGCTCTGGCTGGCGCCCGAACAGGTCCGCATCCTCCCCGTCTCCGACGACAATCTCGGCTACGCCCACCGCGTGAAAAACGAACTCGACGGCTACCGGGTCGAGGTCGAGGACCGCGACTGGACGGTCGGCAAGAAGATCCAGCAGGCCCACGAGGACAGGGTCCCCTACATGATCGTCGTCGGCGACGACGAGGAGGCGGCGGGGACGGTCTCCATCCGCGACCGCATGGAACGCGAGGAGAAGGACGTCTCCATCGGTGAGTTCCGGACCCATCTCGATTCGGAACGGGACGAGAAGCGGACCGCCCCGGACTTCCTGGCGGAGTAG